A genomic region of Fusarium oxysporum Fo47 chromosome VI, complete sequence contains the following coding sequences:
- a CDS encoding mate-domain-containing protein, translated as MSWHDRDAQQLFKFADSWSKREEQRRTWWTIFVLDRFISMDTSGLPFAAPEPCPDELLPVNDEDWVLEQSLSNASSSSASSLACASAICISAQALLYGAYGCPDAPGITSRERLTHETELQSISVQGLRALGSTLAPKLAQIQSDCPLQARCFYTACSACSWFIREDDEPQMKDALVTIVDGLRRLAERWPIAKCHSRVTGILHQQSSSETNSKYTTRTPMPSSERRRREGHQDSHSHSHSHSYDGVLHDETSPLLPRISEVSENGTAKSLTDVHSLLAEAKLLCQYSLPLIATYLLQYSFTVITTIVAGRLGAEELAASSLGLTTINIIGFTIFEGMATALDTLCAQAYGSGRYTGVGMHIQRMIVFMSIVMIPVGAIWLCSHWILPLLVPQRSLALKAASFLRVSLVGLPGYAFFEAGKRFLQAQGEFAPGMVILIICAPVNAFLSWYFAVKLDMGLDGAAFGQALANNLRPALLLLYVAFIGKKSHRCWGGWDSRAAFAFREWGPMVRLSVASTAVNLAEWLAFEILMVSTSYLGTRHLAAQTVLNTLSIVTWHIPFSISVAVTTRFGHLVGAGALKEARRAAILYTGVFTVVGILDGAFLYVLRNPLADMFSDDSTVRDLATGSMVAVACFQVIDSIICGTNGVLRGLAKQSVAAWVVLAVNYLAAVPFAIWLELGSPDLKLDGLWIGLGSGMVIIAIIECVYMKWISWQDCVNDVKEREDDGT; from the exons ATGAGTTGGCATGATAGAGATGCACAGCAGCTCTTCAAGTTTGCTGATTCCTGGTCTAAACGAGAAGAACAGCGCAGAACATGGTGGACTATCTTTGTGCTTGACAG ATTCATCAGTATGGATACAAGTGGACTACCATTTGCCGCTCCAGAGCCTTGCCCTGATGAGCTACTACCAGTCAACGATGAAGATTGGGTTTTGG AACAATCCTTGAGCaacgcttcttcttcttcagcatcctCTTTGGCATGTGCTTCCGCCATTTGCATTAGTGCCCAAGCGCTCCTATACGGAGCTTATGGTTGTCCTGACGCCCCTGGAATAACAAGTCGAGAACGCTTGACACACGAAACAGAATTGCAGAGTATTAGCGTTCAGGGCCTGAGAGCACTAGGTAGTACTTTGGCCCCTAAGCTGGCTCAGATTCAGTCAGATTGTCCTCTTCAAGCAAGATGTTTTTATACCGCCTGTAGTGCATGCTCATGGTTTATTCGGGAAGACGATGAACCACAGATGAAAGATGCGTTGGTGACTATCGTCGATGGGCTTAGAAGACTAGCTGAGCGCTGGCCAATTGCGA AATGTCATTCACGAGTCACGGGTATTCTCCATCAACAAAGTTCAT CCGAGACTAACAGCAAATACACAACACGAACGCCAATGCCTTCGAGCGAACGTCGGCGCCGTGAGGGTCACCAAgactctcactctcactctcactctcactcttATGATGGCGTGTTACACGATGAGACTTCGCCTTTGCTTCCAAGGATATCAGAAGTCAGCGAAAATGGAACGGCAAAGTCGTTGACCGACGTCCACAGCCTTTTGGCTGAGGCGAAACTGCTATGCCAATACTCTCTCCCTTTGATCGCGACGTATCTTCTTCAGTATTCTTTTACTGTCATTACAACCATTGTCGCTGGTCGCTTGGGTGCTGAGGAGTTGGCAGCTTCAAGTTTGGGCTTAACAACGATTAACATCATTGGGTTCACCATCTTTGAGGGCATGGCCACGGCTCTCGACACATTGTGTGCGCAGGCCTACGGGTCTGGTCGCTATACCGGCGTCGGAATGCACATCCAACGGATGATCGTGTTCATGTCAATCGTCATGATTCCTGTCGGCGCAATATGGCTGTGCTCGCACTGGATTCTACCATTGCTTGTTCCTCAACGAAGCCTCGCCTTGAAAGCCGCCTCTTTCTTGCGCGTCAGTCTCGTTGGGCTTCCCGGTTATGCATTCTTTGAGGCTGGTAAGAGGTTTCTTCAAGCGCAGGGTGAATTTGCTCCCGGAATGgtcattctcatcatttGCGCTCCCGTCAATGCCTTTCTGAGTTGGTACTTCGCCGTCAAACTTGACATGGGCCTCGATGGCGCTGCTTTCGGTCAGGCTCTTGCTAATAACCTTCGACCTGCGCTTCTTCTGTTGTATGTCGCCTTCATTGGCAAGAAGTCTCACCGATGCTGGGGCGGCTGGGATAGCCGTGCTGCGTTTGCGTTCCGCGAATGGGGCCCTATGGTCCGTCTCTCTGTTGCAAGCACCGCTGTGAATCTTGCGGAGTGGCTCGCATTTGAGATCCTCATGGTCAGCACCTCTTATCTTGGTACCCGCCACTTGGCTGCGCAAACTGTTCTCAACACGCTCTCCATTGTTACATGGCACATACCGTTCTCGATTAGCGTCGCAGTCACCACTCGCTTCGGTCACTTGGTTGGTGCTGGGGCACTCAAGGAAGCACGACGTGCTGCAATTCTATACACTGGCGTCTTCACCGTGGTTGGTATCCTCGATGGCGCATTTTTGTATGTGTTGCGAAACCCACTCGCAGATATGTTCTCCGACGACAGCACTGTCAGAGACCTGGCCACAGGATCAATGGTTGCTGTAGCCTGCTTCCAGGTCATTGACTCAATCATCTGTGGCACTAATGGTGTGTTGAGAGGTCTGGCAAAGCAGTCTGTTGCTGCATGGGTTGTACTAGCAGTCAATTACCTTGCTGCCGTTCCATTTGCCATATGGCTCGAGCTAGGAAGCCCAGACCTCAAGCTCGACGGTCTTTGGATCGGTCTTGGAAGTGGTATGGTTATCATTGCGATTATTGAATGTGTGTATATGAAGTGGATTAGCTGGCAGGATTGTGTAAACGATGTAAAGGAGCGAGAGGATGACGGGACATAG
- a CDS encoding S-adenosyl-L-methionine-dependent methyltransferase — protein MAASLLESLAIDGKHFIETGVETSRQKIIAAASALIQELENPGEQLARIGWGEPTRTAALRTLFDLGILQRLGEEPQSSEQLTAGTKADPVLVARALKHLAANGIIKEVGQDSYIETPFTMSTRDPTMEGGLIYSFEGMIPTFQGLPEFLAQTKYQVPKDANNSPVHYGLRTDKPFFSILRDNARLGKAFNSFMAGYAKARPRWTEIYPYKERLGEDTNANAPWLVDIGGGLGHELLGLASEKVPGRLVLQDLPAVIGEAKSSGELPEIIEATPHDFFTPQPVECKGAKAYFMRLILHDWPDAECAAILSHLRDAMVKGYSRLLINETVLRDVGAPWQQTSLDWTMMGMLVNRERTESQWHQLLNDAGLKITRIYHKGTESVIEAMLA, from the exons ATGGCAGCCTCACTTTTAGAGTCCCTAGCCATAGATGGCAAGCACTTTATAGAAACAGGAGTTGAAACCTCCAGACAGAAAATCATAGCTGCAGCCAGTGCTCTCATCCAAGAACTCGAAAACCCTGGAGAGCAACTTGCGCGCATTGGTTGGGGAGAACCAACTCGAACAGCTGCTCTTCGAACACTCTTTGATCTGGGGATACTTCAGAGGCTTGGGGAAGAACCTCAGAGCAGTGAGCAGTTGACGGCTGGTACCAAAGCTGATCCTGTTTTGGTTG CTCGAGCTCTGAAGCATTTGGCTGCAAATGGCATTATCAAAGAAGTCGGCCAAGACTCATACATTGAAACGCCATTCACCATGTCAACCAGGGATCCAACTATGGAGGGAGGCCTTATATACAGCTTCGAAGGCATGATTCCAACCTTTCAAGGGCTCCCTGAGTTTCTGGCTCAGACAAAGTACCAGGTTCCCAAAGATGCCAACAACTCTCCTGTTCATTATGGCCTGAGGACTGATAAGCCCTTCTTCAGTATTCTCCGAGATAATGCTCGCCTAGGAAAAGCTTTCAATAGTTTCATGGCTGGATATGCTAAAGCGAGGCCTCGTTGGACTGAGATTTATCCATATAAAGAACGACTGGGCGAGGATACCAACGCTAATGCCCCTTGGCTGGTTGATATTGGTGGTGGCCTTGGTCATGAGCTGCTAGGCCTGGCTTCAGAAAAGGTCCCCGGAAGATTGGTACTACAAGACCTTCCGGCAGTCATAGGAGAAGCTAAGTCATCTGGTGAACTTCCCGAGATCATTGAAGCCACTCCTCACGACTTCTTCACTCCTCAGCCAGTCGAGTGCAAAGGAGCAAAGGCGTATTTCATGCGTCTGATTCTTCACGACTGGCCTGATGCAGAGTGTGCTGCCATCTTGTCCCACCTCCGAGATGCCATGGTTAAGGGCTACTCCCGACTACTTATCAATGAAACTGTTCTGCGAGATGTAGGTGCCCCTTGGCAACAGACGAGCCTCGACTGGACAATGATGGGCATGTTGGTGAATCGCGAGCGAACTGAAAGCCAGTGGCATCAGCTTCTCAATGATGCGGGATTGAAGATCACTAGGATCTATCACAAAGGCACCGAAAGTGTGATTGAAGCAATGTTGGCCTAA
- a CDS encoding Dolichyl-phosphate-mannose-protein mannosyltransferase-domain-containing protein, which yields MARTRGKSPQPPVKVPTPVTEKQQPFAAPPPPQPQTTAVTTKSKNKNKNTKNTSYQSDGVEDNDVFLLPLSDYWVALALILVATIVRVYKIYQPTSVVFDEVHFGGFATKYIKGKFFMDVHPPLAKMLIALTGWLAGFDGSFDFKEIGKDYIEPGVPYVAMRMFPAICGILLVPCMFFTLKAVGCRTMTATMGAGLIIFENGLLTQARLILLDSPLVAATAFTVLAFSCFTNQHELGPSKAFQLSWWFWLVLTGLGLGITVSIKWVGLFTIAWVGSLTLLQLWVLLGDNKNVSMRLFTKHFMARVFCLIIIPLTFYMAMFAIHFVCLKNPGDGDGFMSSEFQATLNNKRMKDVPADVIMGSRVTIRHVNTQGGYLHSHPLMYPTGSKQQQITLYPHKDDNNVWLLENQTQPLGIDGQPINGTKAWDALPEPQYITDGTVLRLYHGPTHRRLHSHDVRPPITEADWQNEVSAYGYEGFEGDANDFFRVEIVKKKTYGSVAKERLRTIESKFRLVHVMTGCVLFSHKVKLPDWASEQQEVTCARGGTLPNSLWYIEGNSHPQLQGDVEKVNYRNPGFFGKFWELQKVMWRTNAGLTDSHAWDSRPESWPILRRGINFWGRQHKQVYLLGNPIIWWSSSVAVAIWVVFKAIAVLRWQRSCNDYANTTFKRFDYEIGTSVLGWALHYFPFYLMKRQLFLHHYFPALYFAIIALCQLFDYATARIPGAGARDTALINRIATVAFLVLSTAVFMLYSPLAYGSPWTKADCKRMKLFNSWDFDCNTFYDSYDKYSEVPSISSSVVPTTSAAKNVEPKQEEAPVSQKQEEAVISGAPPAPDQAQVEHRVVAKEEKVEYRDQDGNLLDPEEVKALEGKVEFKTKYETKTRVVDEQGNEVQEPVEGWDQNLAGVAPPHPDVEGVNSETVQGKDEGAAAPQDVAASKDGEKEAEEAKAKPASENQQDATIKEEL from the exons ATGGCTCGTACGAGGGGCAAGAGCCCCCAACCGCCAGTCAAGGTCCCGACGCCTGTGACCGAGAAGCAGCAACCTTTTgcagctcctcctcctcctcagccgCAGACCACTGCTGTcaccaccaagtccaagaacaagaacaagaacaccaaGAACACTTCGTACCAGTccgatggtgttgaggataacgatgtcttcctccttcccCTCTCCGACTACTGGGTAGCCTTGGCCCTCATCCTCGTTGCTACCATTGTTCGCGTGTACAAGATCTATCAGCCCACAAGCGTTGTCTTCGACGAGGTCCA CTTCGGTGGATTTGCTACAAAGTATATCAAGGGCAAGTTCTTCATGGACGTTCACCCTCCTCTAGCCAAGATGCTTATTGCCCTTACCGGATGGCTTGCTGGTTTTGATGGAAGCTTCGACTTTAAGGAGATTGGCAAGGACTACATTGAGCCTGGTGTTCCCTATGTCGCGATGCGAATGTTCCCTGCTATCTGCGGTATTCTCTTGGTTCCCTGCATGTTCTTTACTCTCAAGGCTGTTGGTTGCCGCACAATGACTGCTACCATGGGAGCTGGCCTGATTATCTTCG AGAACGGCCTTCTTACCCAGGCTCgtctcatccttctcgatTCGCCCCTTGTCGCCGCGACCGCTTTCACCGTCCTCGCCTTTTCTTGCTTCACCAACCAGCACGAGCTTGGCCCTTCCAAGGCTTTCCAACTGAGCTGGTGGTTCTGGCTTGTTCTTACTGGTCTTGGCCTGGGTATCACCGTCAGCATCAAGTGGGTTGGACTCTTCACCATTGCTTGGGTTGGATCCCtcactcttcttcaactctggGTCCTTCTCGGTGACAACAAGAACGTGTCCATG CGTCTTTTCACTAAGCACTTTATGGCTCGTGTCTTCtgtctcatcatcattccTCTCACCTTCTACATGGCCATGTTCGCCATCCACTTCGTCTGCCTCAAGAACCCTGGTGACGGTGATGGCTTCATGAGCTCCGAGTTCCAGGCCACTCTCAATAACAAGCGTATGAAGGATGTCCCCGCCGATGTCATCATGGGCAGCCGTGTCACCATCCGCCATGTCAACACTCAGGGTGGTTACCTCCACTCTCATCCTCTCATGTACCCTACCGGTagcaagcagcagcagatcaCCCTGTACCCTCACAAGGACGACAACAACGTGTGGCTCCTTGAGAACCAGACTCAGCCTCTTGGAATTGATGGCCAGCCCATCAATGGCACCAAGGCCTGGGACGCCCTTCCTGAGCCTCAGTACATCACCGACGGTACCGTCCTTCGTCTTTACCATGGTCCCACTCATCGCCGCCTTCACTCTCATGACGTTCGCCCACCTATCACTGAGGCCGACTGGCAAAATGAGGTTTCTGCCTACGGTTACGAAGGATTTGAGGGAGATGCCAACGATTTCTTCCGTGTTGAGATtgtgaagaagaagacatatGGATCTGTTGCAAAGGAGCGTCTTCGTACTATCGAGTCCAAGTTCCGTCTTGTTCACGTCATGACTGGCTGTGTTCTGTTCTCCCACAAAGTCAAGCTCCCTGATTGGGCCTCTGAACAACAGGAGGTTACTTGCGCCCGAGGCGGAACTCTTCCCAACAGTCTGTGGTATATCGAGGGCAACTCTCACCCTCAGTTGCAGGgcgatgttgagaaggtcaactACCGCAACCCTGGTTTCTTCGGCAAGTTCTGGGAGCTTCAGAAGGTCATGTGGCGAACAAACGCCGGTCTCACTGACTCTCACGCCTGGGATTCTCGCCCCGAGTCGTGGCCGATTCTCCGCCGTGGCATCAACTTCTGGGGTCGTCAGCATAAGCAGGTTTATCTCCTCGGAAACCCCATCATTTGGTGGTCTTCCAGCGTTGCCGTTGCCATCTGGGTCGTCTTCAAGGCCATTGCTGTTCTCCGCTGGCAGCGCAGCTGCAACGACTACGCCAACACTACCTTCAAGCGATTTGACTACGAGATTGGTACTTCAGTTCTCGGCTGGGCTCTGCACTACTTCCCCTTCTACCTGATGAAGCGTCAACTTTTCCTTCATCACTATTTCCCTGCTCTCTACTTTGCGATCATTGCTTTGTGCCAGCTCTTTGACTACGCCACTGCCCGCATCCCCGGAGCTGGTGCTCGCGATACCGCTTTGATCAACCGTATTGCTACTGTCGCATTCCTTGTCCTGTCGACTGCCGTCTTCATGCTCTACTCTCCCCTTGCCTACGGAAGCCCGTGGACCAAGGCCGACTGCAAGCGCATGAAGCTTTTCAACAGCTGGGACTTCGACTGCAACACCTTTTATGATAGC TATGACAAGTACAGCGAAGTCCCCTCCATCAGCTCGTCTGTAGTCCCTACCACCTCAGCAGCCAAGAACGTTGAGCCCAAGCAGGAGGAGGCCCCTGTCTCCCAGAAGCAGGAAGAGGCTGTCATCTCTGGAgctcctcctgctcctgaTCAGGCCCAGGTTGAGCACCGAGTTGTTGCtaaggaggagaaggtgGAGTATCGTGACCAGGATGGCAACCTTCTCGACCCTGAGGAGGTGAAGGCTCTTGAGGGCAAGGTTGAGTTCAAGACCAAGTATGAAACCAAGACAcgtgttgttgatgagcaggGCAACGAAGTCCAAGAGCCTGTTGAGGGCTGGGATCAGAACCTCGCTGGTGTTGCTCCTCCTCACCCCGACGTCGAGGGTGTCAACAGCGAGACCGTTCAGGGCAAGGATGAAGGTGCCGCCGCTCCTCAAGATGTGGCTGCCAGCAAGGACGgtgagaaggaggctgaagaggccaaggctAAGCCTGCCAGTGAGAACCAGCAGGATGCCACCATTAAGGAAGAGTTGTAG
- a CDS encoding Pre-mRNA splicing factor PRP21 like protein-domain-containing protein: protein MAAVTANGDAAANVLDDIKPPAGVVLPPREIRNVLEKTAGYVARNGAVFEDRIREKERSNPKFSFLNPSDAYHPFYQWRLDEVKSGRGTAIAAGRVGEPAAEAPKPQGPPKPADYQFSARTPRINRKDLDVIQLSALFVAKNGRQFMTQLAQREAGNPQFGFLIPNHTLHNFFQHIIDQYTTLLRASGLGGEGGKLQEERIKELEANINDKFLVLNRAKRRAEYAKYVESERQKKEEEEVKAKEEFAMIDWGDFVVVETITFNEADEHANLPPPTNLSDLQYASLEDRNNASISASLRIEEAMPDEDTTYNAYPNQPAPYPIAPQQPAYQPAQMPPPVQPYSPVPQAQPQQPQRSAQEEEEERRIQERAEQQARKQQATAEARGGAPPMKIKENYVPRAAQKAANRQGAQTALCPNCKQQIPMNELEAHMRIELLDPRWKEQKAKADTRYASSNTIHVDVANNLKRLASQRSDVFDPVTGQAISEDELARRKKAAIHSYDGAMDAKSQAQLGHMQNVNVEDQIRAIHQKFADKK from the exons ATGGCAGCCGTAACAGCCAACGGCGATGCCGCCGCAAATGTTCTCGACGATATTAAACCTCCCGCTGGAGTAGTCCTTCCTCCTCGCGAGATCCGAAATGTTCTTGAAAAGACAGCCGGTTACGTAGCGCGAAACGGCGCCGTCTTCGAAGATCGCATTCGCGAAAAGGAACGATCAAACCCAAAATTCAGCTTTCTCAACCCTTCCGATGCCTACCATCCCTTCTACCAATGGCGACTAGATGAGGTCAAGAGTGGACGTGGTACAGCGATCGCTGCTGGTCGCGTGGGCGAACCTGCGGCCGAGGCTCCCAAGCCTCAGGGACCCCCGAAGCCTGCCGATTACCAATTCTCCGCGCGAACACCTCGCATCAACCGAAAGGATCTGGATGTGATTCAACTATCGGCTCTCTTTGTAGCCAAGAATGGGCGACAGTTTATGACACAGTTGGCTCAGCGCGAAGCTGGTAACCCACAATTCGGCTTCCTCATCCCTAACCACACTCTCCACAACTTCTTCCAGCATATTATCGATCAATACACAACGTTATTACGTGCAAGCGGTCTCGGTGGAGAAGGCGGaaagcttcaagaagagcGCATAAAGGAGCTCGAAGCCAACATTAATGATAAGTTCCTTGTGTTGAACCGCGCCAAGCGACGAGCCGAATATGCCAAATACGTCGAATCGGAACgacagaagaaggaggaggaagaggtcaAGGCGAAGGAGGAGTTTGCGATGATCGACTGGGGCGACTTCGTTGTTGTCGAGACAATCACTTTCAACGAGGCCGACGAGCACGCCAACCTCCCACCTCCCACCAACCTGTCCGATCTTCAGTACGCTTCGCTGGAAGACCGCAACAATGCGTCTATCAGCGCCAGCCTCAGAATTGAGGAAGCCATGCCTGACGAAGACACGACCTACAACGCATACCCCAATCAACCCGCCCCCTATCCCATCGctcctcaacagccagcCTACCAACCCGCTCAAATGCCCCCTCCTGTGCAGCCATACTCCCCTGTTCCACAAGCGCAACCACAGCAACCGCAGCGATCAgcccaagaggaagaagaggagcgCCGTATTCAGGAACGCGCGGAGCAACAAGCACGAAAGCAACAGGCTACTGCCGAAGCACGTGGTGGTGCTCCTCCGATGAAGATCAAAGAAAACTACGTACCTCGTGCCGCACAGAAGGCTGCCAACAGACAGGGTGCGCAGACAGCGTTGTGCCCCAACTGTAAACAGCAGATCCCCATGAATGAGCTCGAGGCTCACATGCGAA TCGAACTTCTCGATCCTCGCTGGAAGGAAcagaaggccaaggcggACACACGCTATGCATCCTCCAACACGATACATGTCGATGTCGCCAACAACCTCAAACGACTTGCCAGTCAACGCAGCGACGTTTTCGACCCTGTCACTGGACAAGCCATTTCTGAGGATGAACTAGCGCGCAGGAAGAAGGCTGCCATCCATAGCTACGATGGCGCCATGGATGCCAAGAGCCAAGCACAGCTGGGTCATATGCAGAACGTTAACGTCGAAGATCAGATCCGCGCTATTCACCAAAAGTTCGCTGACAAGAAGTGA
- a CDS encoding Phox homologous domain-containing protein: MASDQDNSGLDAPGSQFHRPILQSMPDTRQQSFDEIYGPPENFLEIEVRNPRTHGMGRHMYTDYEILCRTNIPAFKLRQSSVRRRYSDFEYFRDILERESARVTIPPLPGKVFTNRFSDDVIEGRRAGLEKFLKIVVGHPLLQTGSKVLAAFVQESQTLTGIATLGDASV, translated from the exons ATGGCGTCCGATCAGGACAACTCCGGCCTCGATGCGCCCGGCTCACAATTCCACCGACCAATCTTGCAATCTATGCCCGATACGCGACAGCAGAGCTTTGACGAGATCTACGGTCCTCCCGAGAACTTTTTAGAGATTGAG GTCCGCAACCCAAGAACACATGGCATGGGCCGTCACATGTACACAGACTACGAGATCCTCTGCCGCACAAACATCCCCGCCTTCAAGCTGCGTCAGAGCAGCGTCCGTCGTCGATACTCCGACTTCGAGTACTTCCGCGACATTCTCGAGCGCGAGAGCGCCCGCGTTACTATCCCTCCTCTACCCGGAAAGGTCTTCACCAACCGCTTCAGCGACGATGTTATCGAAGGTCGCCGCGCAGGCCTCGAGAAGTTCCTCAAGATCGTTGTCGGTCATCCCCTGCTGCAGACGGGGAGCAAGGTCCTGGCTGCCTTTGTCCAGG AATCGCAGACCCTAACTGGGATCGCAACGCTTGGTGACGCCTCCGTCTGA
- a CDS encoding mitochondrial carrier domain-containing protein: MSHHQPTSHIMSSRDEKPFHHSHSPIDHSALIQSRETGDVLPDDTPIQGNVKALPFAKSWVHMFAGGVGGMTAAAVTAPLDVLKTRLQSDFYQAQIQAQREAQAQVIGRLNPARAALYHLNDTLQILGSVYRNEGWRALFKGLGPTSVGVVPARSINFYVYGNGKRLISEHFNNGVEAPWVHLSAGVAAGVITSTATNPIWMIKTRLQLDKNVAAGGAQMRKYRNSYDCIRQIIRDEGIRSLYRGMSASYLGVVESTMQWMLYEQMKASLARRHNTIVRSGRELTWWDKTVDWTGKGFAAGSAKLVAAVIAYPHEVARTRLRQAPMENGLPKYTGLVQCFKLVWLEEGVMGLYGGLTPHLMRTVPSAAIMFAMYEGILRLFHTPA; encoded by the exons ATGTCACACCATCAGCCTACGTCGCACATCATGTCGAGCCGCGACGAGAAACCATTCCATCATTCCCATTCACCAATCGATCACTCGGCACTCATCCAGTCACGGGAGACTGGCGATGTACTTCCTGACGACACCCCTATCCAGGGCAATGTTAAGGCATTACCCTTTGCTAAATCATGGGTTCATATGTTTGCTGGCGG TGTTGGAGGTATGACTGCCGCTGCAGTTACAGCCCCCCTCGATGTGTTAAAGACCCGATTGCAATCCGATTTTTACCAGGCCCAGATCCAAGCTCAACgcgaagctcaagctcaagtcaTTGGCCGACTAAACCCTGCCCGAGCCGCTTTATATCACCTGAACGACACACTCCAGATTCTCGGCTCAGTATACAGGAATGAGGGTTGGCGAGCACTCTTCAAGGGTCTTGGCCCTACCTCAGTTGGAGTTGTACCAGCTCGATCCATCAACTTCTATGTCTACGGCAATGGAAAACGCTTAATATCTGAGCATTTCAACAATGGTGTAGAAGCTCCTTGGGTCCACCTATCGGCTGGTGTAGCAGCCGGTGTCATTACCTCAACGGCTACAAACCCTATCTGGATGATCAAGACTCGGCTACAGCTGGACAAGAATGTCGCAGCTGGCGGTGCGCAAATGCGCAAATATCGCAACAGCTACGATTGCATACGTCAAATCATCCGGGACGAAGGTATTCGAAGTCTCTACCGTGGCATGAGTGCTAGTTACCTCGGCGTGGTAGAGTCAACGATGCAATGGATGCTCTACGAGCAAATGAAGGCATCGCTAGCTCGCAGGCACAACACGATCGTTCGCAGTGGTCGTGAACTGACTTGGTGGGATAAGACTGTCGACTGGACTGGAAAGGGTTTCGCTGCTGGAAGCGCTAAGCTGGTCGCCGCCGTTATCGCCTATCCCCACGAG GTTGCGCGAACACGACTTCGACAAGCGCCTATGGAGAATGGACTACCTAAATACACCGGCCTTGTTCAATGCTTCAAGCTTGTCTGGCTTGAAGAGGGTGTCATGGGTCTATACGGGGGTCTGACACCTCACTTGATGCGAACAGTACCTAGCGCCGCCATCATGTTTGCCATGTATGAAGGCATCCTTCGACTGTTCCATACACCTGCGTAA